A region from the Medicago truncatula cultivar Jemalong A17 chromosome 6, MtrunA17r5.0-ANR, whole genome shotgun sequence genome encodes:
- the LOC120576062 gene encoding uncharacterized protein: MQQYKYNTYLAPSRKELQSLTQKDKESFKEYAQRFIQKAAQIRPPLDERELSELFYETLSPCYSEKMIVCASQKFTDLVETGMRIEEWARKGAAVSGGSSGGSSGVSSNGNKKFGNGYPKRNAQEVSMVAHGGPQPVYPNHPFVANITPQMTAPQNPNYQSLRPQGPTPYYPPLYQPLYNLQQFPQQPYYPQQPYQQRPQQQPRPQAPYNQQNQRQQFDPLPMTYGALLPSLLAQNLVQTIPPPRIPDPLPRWYCPDLHCIYHQGAPGHDVERCFALKKEVQKLINSKELTFTDPDAVAQNNPLPTHGPAVNMIQDDQEEARILSVGDIKTPLVPIHVKMCRATLFNHNHEACDICSMDPRGCIQVQNDVQGLLNRRELVVTREPENKDVCVVTPVFRARRPLVINPNSTKPVGTPLVICVPRPTPTTAQKAVPYKYEGTILEPGSETTSPVAVGNIAENSRILRSGRILPTVGPKSVSVPVDEPVKERNAGKGKAGEQAKEFDFEDADEVLKLIKKSEYRVVDQLLQTPAKISIMALLSSSGAHRDALRKVLDQAFVDYDVTLGQFESIVGNVTACNSLTFSDEDLPAEGNKHNQALFISVLCRTDSLSNVLIDTGSALNVMPKSTFDQLAYSEAPLRLSKVTVRAFDGTRRSVYGEVDLPISVGPHEFQVTFQVMEIQASFSCLLGRPWIHGAGAVTSTLHQKLKFVSRGKLITVSGESAFLISNLSAFSVIGGSGSDGPSFQGFSAEESVGKIETCMASLKDARRVIQEGKTEGWGQLVELPENKRKEGIGFLNSKPGMFDPTRGSFHSAGFIHDSPETNAILDDAPGGVTPVFVTPGGACCNWIAVDIPSVTPRSKLNISESVEHSDPMLSPNFEVPVYEAVVEEDEEIPNEIKWMLEQERKTIQPHQEEIEIINLGTEEDKKEIKIGASLDVSVKKRVIELIREYVDIFAWSYKDMPGLDPDVVEHRLPLKPECPPIKEEMRKQIDAGFLVTSEYPQWLANIVPVPKKDGKVRMCVDYRDLNKASPKDNFPLPHIDVLVDNTAKCKVFSFMDGFSGYNQIRMAPEDREKTSFITPWGAFCYVVMPFGLINAGATYQRGFIVSQKGIEVDPDKVRAIREMPVPKTEKQVRGFLGRLNYISRFISHMTATCGPIFKLLRKDQGVKWNDDCQKAFDQIKEYLLEPPILVPPVDGRPLIMYLTVLEDSMGCVLGQQDETGKKEHAIYYLSKKFTDCESRYSMDPIKNIFEKPALTGRIARWQMLLSEYDIEYRTQKAIKGSILAEHLAHQPIEDYQPIKFDFPDEEVMYLKAKDCDEPVFGEGPDPESEWGLIFDGAVNVYGSGIGAVLITPKGTHIPFTARLRFDCTNNIAEYEACIMGIEEAIDLRIKKIVIYGDSALVINQIKGEWETRHPGLIPYRDYARRLLTFFNKVELHHVPRDENQMADALATLSSMINVNGHNTVPVINVQFLDRPAYVFVAEAIDDDKPWYHDIQVFLQTQKYPPRASNKDKKTLRKLSSRFFLNEDVLYKRNFDGVLLRCVDKHEAEKLMREIHEGSFGTHSCGHAMAKKILRAGYYWITMHADCYNHAKRCHKCQIYADKIHIPPSMLNVISSPWPFSMWGIDMIGRIEPKASNGHRFILVAIDYFTKWVEAASYANVTKQVVVRFIKNNIISRYGVSNRIITDNGTNLNNNMMKELCDDFKIQHHNSSPYRPQMNGAVEAANKNIKKIIQKMVVTYKDWHEMLPYALYGYRTSVRTSTGATPFSLVYGMEAVLPVEVEIPSLRVLMEAELSEAEWCQSSLPCSVLFNCWILDPMAVMNPVTESGPLI; this comes from the exons ATGCAACAGTACAAATATAATACCTATCTGGCGCCAAGTCGCAAAGAGTTGCAGTCCTTAACCCAGAAAGATAAAGAATCGTTCAAAGAATACGCACAACGCTTCATTCAAAAAGCTGCTCAGATTCGTCCTCCCTTGGATGAGAGGGaactttcagaattgttctatGAAACCCTGAGCCCTTGTTATTCAGAAAAGATGATTGTCTGTGCATCACAGAAGTTCACTGATTTGGTGGAAACAGGAATGCGCATCGAGGAGTGGGCTCGTAAGGGAGCAGCTGTTTCGGGAGGTTCTTCAGGTGGTTCTTCAGGGGTTTCGTCCAATGGTAATAAGAAATTTGGGAATGGTTACCCAAAGAGGAATGCTCAAGAGGTTAGCATGGTGGCTCATGGAGGACCTCAGCCCGTGTACCCTAATCACCCCTTTGTTGCCAACATCACCCCACAAATGACCGCGCCCCAGAACCCAAACTATCAATCACTCAGACCTCAAGGACCTACACCATACTACCCCCCATTATACCAACCACTATACAACCTACAACAATTCCCTCAACAACCATATTACCcccaacaaccataccaacaaagACCACAGCAACAACCCCGTCCTCAGGCTCCTTACAATCAGCAGAATCAAAGGCAACAATTTGACCCCTTGCCAATGACCTATGGAGCATTGCTCCCTTCTTTACTTGCACAGAATCTGGTCCAAACAATACCACCTCCTCGCATTCCAGACCCTCTCCCACGCTGGTACTGTCCGGACCTTCATTGTATTtaccatcaaggggcaccaggccACGATGTGGAGCGTTGTTTTGCTCTTAAGAAAGAGGTTCAAAAACTGATAAATAGTAAAGAGTTAACCTTCACCGACCCTGATGCTGTAGCTCAGAACAATCCTCTGCCTACTCATGGGCCTGCTGTTAATATGATTCAAGACGATCAGGAAGAGGCTCGCATTCTCTCTGTAGGTGATATCAAGACTCCTCTGGTACCGATACATGTGAAAATGTGTAGAGCAACTCTCTTCAACCACAATCATGAAGCTTGTGACATATGTTCGATGGATCCTCGTGGATGTATACAAGTCCAGAATGATGTGCAGGGTCTCCTAAATAGAAGGGAACTTGTGGTTACAAGGGAACCCGAGAACAAGGACGTCTGTGTTGTCACTCCGGTATTCAGAGCCAGGAGGCCGCTGGTGATAAACCCTAACAGTACAAAGCCCGTTGGTACTCCCTTGGTAATCTGTGTGCCTAGGCCCACGCCTACTACTGCTCAGAAAGCTGTACCCTACAAGTATGAAGGCACGATTCTAGAGCCCGGAAGTGAGACAACTTCACCTGTTGCTGTGGGTAATATCGCAGAGAATAGCCGGATTTTGAGGAGTGGCCGCATCCTTCCTACGGTGGGTCCGAAGAGTGTTAGTGTTCCGGTCGATGAGCCAGTAAAAGAGCGAAACGCTGGTAAAGGCAAAGCTGGGGAGCAGGCCAAAGAGTTTGACTTTGAGGATGCCGATGAAGTCTTGAAGCTGATCAAGAAGAGTGAATACAGGGTGGTGGACCAGTTGTTACAAACTCCTGCGAAGATTTCCATCATGGCCCTGTTGTCAAGTTCTGGTGCTCATCGGGATGCCCTGAGGAAAGTACTAGACCAGGCatttgtggattatgatgtaacTCTGGGTCAATTCGAAAGCATTGTGGGGAATGTGACCGCGTGTAACAGCCTGACTTTCAGTGATGAGGATCTCCCAGCGGAGGGGAATAAGCATAATCAAGCATTATTCATCTCTGTACTTTGCAGAACGGACTCGTTATCCAACGTCCTGATAGATACCGGCTCTGCACTTaatgtgatgcccaagtcaacttTCGACCAATTGGCATACTCCGAGGCTCCTTTGAGACTTAGCAAGGTGACGGTAAGGGCCTTCGATGGAACTAGGAGATCGGTGTATGGTGAGGTAGATTTGCCAATTTCGGTCGGCCCACATGAATTTCAGGTTACTTTCCAAGTCATGGAAATCCAGGCTTCTTTCAGCTGTTTGCTCGGCAGACCATGGATTCATGGCGCTGGGGCTGTGACATCTACTCTCcatcagaaattgaagtttgtaagTCGTGGAAAGTTGATCACTGTGAGTGGCGAGTCGGCCTTTTTAATCAGCAATTTGTCTGCTTTCTCTGTTATCGGTGGTAGTGGTTCAGACGGGCCATCATTCCAAGGGTTCTCTGCCGAAGAAAGTGTCGGTAAAATTGAGACTTGTATGGCCTCGTTGAAGGATGCCCGGAGAGTAATTCAGGAAGGCAAAACCGAAGGCTGGGGTCAGCTAGTGGAGTTGCCAGAAAACAAGCGTAAGGAGGGAATTGGTTTCCTTAACAGTAAGCCTGGGATGTTCGACCCTACCAGAGGTTCTTTCCACAGTGCTGGTTTCATTCATGATTCGCCAGAGACCAATGCAATTTTAGATGATGCACCTGGAGGAGTGACACCGGTCTTTGTGACGCCTGGAGGAGCTTGCTGCAACTGGATTGCTGTTGACATTCCTTCTGTGACACCCCGCTCTAA ACTGAACATAAGTGAATCCGTTGAACACAGTGACCCCATGctttctcccaactttgaggtcCCGGTTTATGAGGCTGTGGTAGAGGAAGATGAAGAGATCCCAAATGAGATCAAATGGATGTTGGAACAAGAAAGGAAGACAATTCAACCTCATCAGGAAGAGATAGAAATCATCAATCTGGGTACTGaggaagacaagaaagaaatcaagattggggcATCGTTGGATGTATCTGTCAAGAAAAGAGTAATTGAGCTTATCAGAGAATATGTTGATATATTCGCATGGTCATACAAAGACATGCCGGGTCTAGACCCTGATGTCGTTGAACACAGACTACCTTTGAAGCCTGAGTGTCCTCCG atcaaagaggaaATGCGAAAGCAAATTGATGCAGGTTTCCTAGTCACATCAGAGTATCCTCAATGGTTGGCCAACAtagtgcctgttccaaagaaagatggcaaagtcagaatgtgtgttgattatCGGGACTTGAACAAGGCTAGTCCGAAGGATAATTTTCCTTTGCCTCACATTGATGTATTGGTTGATAACACTGCTAAGTGCAAGgttttctccttcatggacggtttctccggctaCAATCAGATCAGGATGGCTCCtgaggatagagaaaagacgtctttcatcACGCCCTGGGGTGCTTTCTGCTATGTGGTGATGccatttggtttgataaatgctggtgccactTACCAGAGGG GCTTTATCGTCAGTCAAAAGGGTATTGAAGTTGATCCCGACAAGGTCAGAGCCATCAGAGAAATGCCTGTTCcaaagacagagaagcaagtcagaggttttctTGGTAGACTCAATTATATCTCCAGATTTATCTCTCACATGACCGCCACATGTGGACCAATTTTCAAGTTACTCCGCAAGGATCAAGGGGTGAAGTGGAATGATGATTGTCAGAAGGCTTTTGATCAAATCAAAGAATATCTGTTAGAACCTCCAATTCTTGTTCCTCCAGTTGACGGaagacctttgatcatgtatttaacagTACTGGAAGATTCCATGGGCTGTGTTttgggtcaacaagatgaaaccggaaagaaagagcacgcTATCTACTATTTGAGTAAGAAGTTCACTGATTGTGAGTCCCGATATTCT aTGGATCCTATCAAGAACATATTTGAGAAGCCAGCTTTAACTGGAAGGATTGCTCGCTGGCAGATgttattgtccgagtatgatatcGAGTATCGCACTCAGaaagcaatcaaaggtagcatcttGGCAGAACATTTGGCTCATCAACCAATCGAAgactatcaaccaatcaaattcgACTTCCCAGATGAAGAGGTTATGTATCTAAAAGCAAAAGATTGTGACGAACCAGTGTTCGGTGAAGGTCCTGATCCTGAATCCGAAtggggtttgatatttgatggagCTGTTAATGTCTATGGAAGTGGAATTGGTGCGGTACTCATTACCCCTAAGGgtactcacatcccttttactgcGAGATTACGTTTTGATTGCACAAACAACATCGCAGAGTACGAAGCTTGCATCATGGGTATCGAGGAAGCCATCGATTTGAGGATCaagaaaattgtcatttatGGAGATTCCGCTCTTGTgattaaccagatcaaaggagAATGGGAAACTCGTCATCCTGGATTGATTCCCTACAGAGATTATGCAAGGCGTTTGctgactttcttcaacaaagtagAGTTACATCATGTGCCCCGCgatgagaatcaaatggcaGATGCTTTAGCTACTCTATCCTCAATGATCAATGTGAATGGTCACAATACTGTGCCAGTAATCAATGTCCAATTTCTCGACCGACCTGCTTATGTGTTTGTAGCTGAAGCAATTGATGATGACAAGCCATGGTATCATGATATCCAAGTTTTCCTTCAAACTCAAAAGTACCCACCTAGGGCATCCAACAAGGACAAGAAAACATTGAGAAAATTGTCAAGCCGTTTCTTCCTTAACGAAGACGTTTTGTATAAAAGGAACTTTGATGGGGTCCTACTTAGATGTGTGGATAAGCATGAAGCAGAAAAATTGATGCGCGAGATTCATGAAGGCTCTTTCGGAACTCACTCATGTGGGCACGCCATGGCGAAGAAGATATTGAGAGCTGGGTACTACTGGATAACAATGCACGCTGATTGCTACAATCATGCCAAgagatgccacaaatgtcaaatctatgctgacaaGATTCATATACCACCATCTATGCTCAATGTTATCTCTTCCCCGTGGCccttctctatgtggggcattgacatgattggtCGGATTGAACCAAAAGCTTCCAATGGGCATCGCTTCATATTAGTGGCTATCGATtatttcaccaagtgggttgaagcagcatcttacgcCAATGTGACCAAACAGGTAGTGGTcagatttatcaagaacaacatcatcagcCGCTACGGTGTTTCCAACAGAATCATCACAGACAATGGCACAAATCTGAATAACAACATGATGAAAGAGTTGTGCGATGACTTCAAGATTCAACATCACAATTCTTCTCCTTacagacctcagatgaatggggcagttgaagctgcaaacaagaacATCAAGAAGATCATACAGAAGATGGTAGTTACTTATAAGGACTGGCATGAAATGTTACCCTACGCTTTGTATGGATACCGTACCTCAGTGCGAACCTcgacaggggcaacccctttctctttggTATATGGTATGGAGGCTGTACTACCTGTAGAGGTTGAGATTCCTTCTTTAAGAGTCTTGATGGAAGCTGAATTGTCTgaagctgaatggtgccagagcag TCTTCCGTGTTCTGTTTTGTTTAActgttggatcttagatcctatggctgtgatgaATCCAGTGACTGAATCTGGaccattgatttaa
- the LOC25481060 gene encoding putative pentatricopeptide repeat-containing protein At1g12700, mitochondrial, with protein MLFTSMLNKRFVSYSHNFLIAFQSHSSSMIRASFSHSLHPFIPKSNDFHVNDHVSSFHRMLLMRPTPSILEFNKILGSLVKTNNNHYTAAISLSHQLELNGITADTVTFNILINCYCHLGEMTFAFSIFAKILKLGHHPTTITFNTLINGMCLNGKVKEALHFHDHMLAHGFHLNQVTYAILINGLCKMGKTTEALQLLRKIDGKLVNINVVMHNTIIDSLCKEKLVTEAYELYSQMIVKKISPDVVTFNSLIYGFCIVGQLIEAFGLFHEMVLKNINPNVYTFNILVDALCKEGNLKGAKNLLAVMMKEGVIPNVVTYSSIMDGYCLVNEVNKAKHVLSTITRMGVPPDAQSYNIMINGFCKIKMINEAFSLFNEMRCRGISPNTVTYSSLIDGLCKLGRISYAWEFVDEMRDNGQPPDICTYNSLIDALCKNHHVDKAIVLVKKIKDQGIQLNMYTYNILIDGLCKQGRLKDAQVIFQDLLIKGYNLTVWTYTIMINGLCLEGLLNEAETLLSKMEDNGCVPDAVTCETIIRALFENDKNERAEKLLREMIARGLL; from the coding sequence ATGTTGTTTACTTCAATGTTGAACAAGAGGTTCGTTTCTTACTCTCACAATTTTCTCATTGCATTTCAATCACACTCATCTTCGATGATTAGGGCTTCTTTCTCTCACTCTCTGCACCCATTTATTCCTAAATCAAATGATTTTCATGTTAACGATCATGTTTCTTCATTTCATCGAATGCTTCTTATGCGTCCCACCCCATCCATTCTAGAATTTAATAAGATTTTAGGTTCCCTTGTTAAGACCAACAACAACCATTACACCGCTGCCATTTCCCTTTCTCATCAATTGGAACTCAACGGAATTACTGCTGATACTGTTActttcaacatcttgatcaatTGTTACTGCCACTTAGGTGAGATGACTTTTGCCTTTTCTATATTTGCTAAGATTCTCAAATTAGGTCATCACCCCACAACCATAACCTTCAATACACTTATCAATGGTATGTGTCTTAACGGTAAGGTCAAGGAAGCTTTGCACTTTCACGATCATATGCTTGCACATGGATTTCACTTGAACCAAGTTACTTATGCTATATTGATCAATGGCTTGTGTAAAATGGGGAAAACAACAGAAGCCTTACAATTGTTAAGAAAGATTGATGGGAAATTGGTTAACATTAATGTGGTAATGCACAACACAATTATTGATAGTTTGTGTAAAGAGAAATTGGTGACCGAGGCTTATGAGTTATATTCTCAAATGATTGTAAAGAAAATTTCTCCTGATGTTGTcactttcaattctttaatctATGGATTTTGCATTGTTGGTCAATTGATAGAAGCATTTGGTTTGTTCCATGAAATGGTATTGAAAAACATCAACCCAAATGTGTATACTTTTAATATATTGGTTGATGCTCTTTGTAAGGAAGGAAATCTGAAAGGAGCTAAGAATCTGTTAGCCGTGATGATGAAAGAAGGTGTAATACCGAATGTTGTTACCTACAGTTCAATAATGGATGGATATTGCCTAGTTAATGAAGTGAATAAGGCCAAACATGTTTTAAGCACTATTACTCGAATGGGAGTGCCTCCTGATGCTCAGAGCTATAATATCATGATTAATGGGTTCTGTAAGATTAAAATGATCAATGAAGCCTTCAGTCTCTTTAATGAAATGCGTTGCCGAGGAATTTCTCCCAATACAGTAACTTACAGTTCTCTCATTGATGGTTTGTGTAAATTAGGTAGAATCTCCTATGCTTGGGAGTTTGTTGATGAGATGCGTGATAATGGTCAACCACCTGACATATGCACTTACAATTCTTTAATAGATGCATTATGCAAAAACCATCATGTTGACAAGGCTATTGTATTAGTCAAGAAAATTAAAGACCAAGGCATTCAACTAAATATGTACACATACAATATACTTATCGATGGACTATGCAAACAAGGAAGGCTTAAGGATGCACAAGTGATTTTTCAGGATCTTTTGATTAAAGGCTACAATTTAACAGTCTGGACATATACTATTATGATCAATGGTCTTTGTTTAGAGGGTTTGCTTAATGAAGCTGAGACCCTGCTGTCAAAAATGGAAGACAATGGATGTGTTCCTGATGCTGTAACTTGTGAAACAATTATTCGCGCTCTCTTTGAAAATGATAAGAACGAAAGGGCAGAGAAACTACTACGTGAAATGATTGCTAGAGGTCTACTGTAA